CGAGGGAAGTTCTTCATCCGTGGCAAGATTCTTCCAATTGAAATTAATGCTCACATTACTTACCGGCTTAACCTCTTCAAGGCTTCTGCGCGTACAACCACAAAAGCAGAAGAAGACAAACACCAAAAAACCGATTAAATTATATACTAACTTATTTTTCATATCAATAGTGCTACTTACGCGGTGAATATTTTCTGCCAAAGCGATAGGATACGCATACACGAAAACCGGTAGCTTTCAAGCCGCTCCAGCTATAGGAATCTTTATAATAATAGTGAGAAGCGCCATAAGAATACCTCTTACCTTCAACGGAACGATAACCAAAACGGGCACCTAATTCCAAGCCCAAACGGGAGGAAAAAGGCACATAAACACCCAGCGAAAGCCCCCCTTCGTTATAAGACCCTGTACGGCCCGCATCCTGCGCACCTTTAAGAAGTTCATCAAATTGCCCCGTGAGCACATAAAGCCCCGCATAAAGCCAGTGATGCGAATCATCAGAGTCAAAAAACCAGTAACGGGGCTCAAAACTTAGGCTCGAAGGTGCCCAGACATGCGCATCCTCTCCCTTGGTATCAGTCACACTGTAGACCCACTCCCCGCAAATAGACCAATGGGCAGAGATGAAATATTCCACCTCCACACTGGGAGTAAAGTATCTTTTCTTTAGTTCTGCAGAATAACCCAAGAGCGAAAGAAGGTTCGTCTTCACACCAAGAACAGGCTTAAAAAGGTAAGTTTCAAGCTCTTTAGTAGGTGATAATGCCCCCGGCAAAGAGGGTTTTGAAACCTCCTGCTTTGCCGGTGCATCACCTTCTAAATGCACTGTTATGTCTGATTTTGCAGTGTTCTCTAAAGTAGGGTCCTCAAGGAGCTCTAAACTATGATCGGGAGCTACCTCACCTGAAAGTGTTGAAACCAAACTATCGGGACGTGATACGGCGATACCCAAACGCCGTTTTTCGCGCTCCAAAACCGCAGCGAAATCTTTTTGTTCTATTTTTACCTTATAATGTTCCTCGATTATTTTTTGAAGATCGTATTCAACCTTCACCTGCACACGGCGAAGCAAAGGAAAATAATGGCGTTCCAACTCACGATAAGGATCACCACCATCAAGCTCCATAAGCCGTTTCTCACGACCCTGGAAAACATCCACATTATTTATGATCCAAAGAATCGCTTCCTTACGCTCCAAAGAAGAAGAAGACACCAGCGCTTTAAGTCCATCCCAATCCTCGGCAACATGAAACGTGCGCAAGGGATAGC
This is a stretch of genomic DNA from uncultured Bacteroides sp.. It encodes these proteins:
- a CDS encoding DUF3575 domain-containing protein, translating into MSFLSLGIFCVDLPAQSISEATSNELNSSSSGLNYRDSIYRRIIMQGGKSIDCYLSYRIGSSVVLASYQSNVDELHRLDAFLSSTLQDTLVHIRGISITGYGSIDGTYMRNQELSRARSEGFAFYLRRRYPALFSYPLRTFHVAEDWDGLKALVSSSSLERKEAILWIINNVDVFQGREKRLMELDGGDPYRELERHYFPLLRRVQVKVEYDLQKIIEEHYKVKIEQKDFAAVLEREKRRLGIAVSRPDSLVSTLSGEVAPDHSLELLEDPTLENTAKSDITVHLEGDAPAKQEVSKPSLPGALSPTKELETYLFKPVLGVKTNLLSLLGYSAELKKRYFTPSVEVEYFISAHWSICGEWVYSVTDTKGEDAHVWAPSSLSFEPRYWFFDSDDSHHWLYAGLYVLTGQFDELLKGAQDAGRTGSYNEGGLSLGVYVPFSSRLGLELGARFGYRSVEGKRYSYGASHYYYKDSYSWSGLKATGFRVCVSYRFGRKYSPRK